Proteins encoded in a region of the Homo sapiens chromosome 9, GRCh38.p14 Primary Assembly genome:
- the SPATA31G1 gene encoding spermatogenesis-associated protein 31G1 isoform D (isoform D is encoded by transcript variant 4), giving the protein MLRKIQRWWQLGRLRQLHPWCSGNMVQGKELPLLHRVAFLDHLCKQKSEVEEEGEEEEEGEDEASLDPLKPCSPTKEAPTGEQATPAPPQPSCGSEGLLKAIGIPEQTVMQPVSPSRSFPIFQILTSFPVRHKIASGNRQQQRKSQLFWGLPSLHSESLEAIFLSSGGPSPLKWSVCSSVFFNKLAFLPRSNLLLPQYHSSAQFSTHGAHTMEDLEGMAPDPQLLPPPSSPSVSSLLLHLRPFPVDHKGVLSGAEAPTQSPGTSPLEVLPGYETHLETTGHKKMPQAFEPPMPPPCQSPASLSEPRKVSPEGGLAISKDFWGTVGYREKPQASESSMPVPCPPLDSLPELQRESSLEDPSRYKPQWECRENSGNLWAFESPVLDLNPELSGTSPECVPPASETPWKGMQSRENIWVPADPVSPPSLPSVPLLESLVMGPQGVLSESKALWETMGQKENLWASDSPDPVHSTPPTTLMEPHRINPGECLATSEATWKDTEHSRNSSASRSPSLALSPPPALAPELLRVRSMGVLSDSEARCGDIQKTKNSWASKHPACNLPQDLHGASPLGVLSDSQSIVGEMEQKENCVPVFPGRGSSPSSNSVSKSHVSEPIADQSNYKPDGEAVEQRKNHWATELPAPSSLSTPLPEPHIDLELVWRNVQQREVPQGPSPLAVDPLHPVPQPPTLAEAVKIERTHPGLPKGVTCPGVKAEAPLSQRWTVPELLTHPGIHAWQWSRELKLRLKKLRQSPASRAPGPSQSFCSSPILSSTIPDFWGLPSCPPQQIYPPNPCPHSSSCHPQEVQRTVPQPVQSSHCHHFQSSSQLQPQESGRAEQGSQRGEKMKGKMVSQVPSQGPCVHMEAGVDYLSPGPGEPSNSKVLVSGKRKDKASASSSAKKREHPRKPKAGDHRRGTARLGLSTVTGKNHPAQARSLVEAPVSTFPQRSQHRGQSSQHTALPQLLLPKASGPQDQPEAGRRASDILTPRHCKHCPWAHMEKYLSFPTLKASLTRGLQKVLAKCLDNHRPLPTKSSQ; this is encoded by the exons atgctgagaaag ATTCAGAGATGGTGGCAGCTTGGGAGGTTGCGACAGCTTCATCCCTGGTGCTCTGGGAATATGGTGCAAGGCAAG GAACTACCACTTCTGCACCGTGTGGCCTTCCTTGATCACCTGTGTAAGCAGAAATCAGAAgtggaggaagaaggggaagaagaggaagagggggaaGACGAGGCATCTCTGGATCCACTGAAGCCATGTTCTCCTACCAAAGAAGCTCCCACTGGAGAGCAAGCcactccagccccaccccagccatCCTGTGGTTCTGAGGGCCTCCTCAAGGCTATAGGGATACCAGAGCAAACAGTCATGCAGCCCGTGAGCCCTTCCAGATCCTTCCCCATCTTCCAGATTCTGACCAGCTTTCCTGTGAGGCACAAGATAGCATCAGGGAACCGCCAGCAGCAGAGAAAAAGCCAGCTCTTCTGGGGTCTCCCCTCTCTGCACAGCGAGTCCTTGGAGGCCatcttcctgagctcaggtggcCCCTCTCCTCTGAAGTGGTCTGTTtgttcttctgtcttcttcaacAAGCTTGCCTTCCTACCTAGGTCCAACCTGTTGCTTCCCCAGTATCACTCCTCAGCCCAGTTTTCTACCCATGGGGCCCATACTATGGAAGATCTAGAAGGGATGGCCCCCGATCCTCAGCTGCTTCCACCTCCATCTTCTCCTTCTGTCTCATCACTACTCCTCCATCTGAGGCCCTTCCCTGTGGACCACAAGGGAGTTTTATCTGGCGCTGAGGCACCCACACAGTCCCCTGGAACTAGCCCCCTGGAAGTTCTCCCTGGATATGAGACTCATTTGGAAACCACAGGACACAAAAAGATGCCCCAAGCTTTTGAGCCTCCGATGCCACCCCCCTGCCAATCCCCAGCTTCTCTGTCAGAACCCAGAAAAGTTAGCCCTGAAGGAGGACTTGCTATATCTAAGGACTTCTGGGGAACCGTGGGATACAGAGAGAAACCTCAGGCCTCTGAGTCTTCAATGCCAGTCCCTTGCCCTCCCCTAGACTCCCTGCCAGAACTCCAGAGAGAGAGTTCCCTGGAAGATCCATCCAGATATAAGCCCCAGTGGGAATGCAGAGAAAACTCAGGAAACCTCTGGGCTTTTGAGTCTCCAGTCTTGGACCTCAACCCAGAGCTCTCTGGAACCAGCCCTGAATGTGTCCCACCAGCATCTGAGACACCATGGAAGGGCATGcaaagtagagaaaatatttgggtCCCTGCAGACCCAGTTTCACCTCCCAGCCTTCCCTCAGTCCCTCTCCTGGAGTCTCTAGTAATGGGCCCCCAGGGAGTCCTGTCTGAATCCAAAGCTTTGTGGGAGACCATGGGGCAGAAAGAGAACCTCTGGGCATCTGATTCCCCAGACCCTGTTCATAGCACACCTCCAACCACCCTTATGGAACCACACAGAATCAATCCTGGGGAATGCCTCGCTACATCAGAAGCTACATGGAAGGATACTGAGCATTCCAGGAATTCCTCGGCTTCTAGGTCTCCATCTCTGGCCCTCAGCCCACCCCCAGCTCTTGCACCGGAGCTGCTCAGAGTTAGATCCATGGGGGTCCTGTCTGATTCTGAAGCTAGATGTGGGGAcatacaaaagacaaaaaactcCTGGGCCTCTAAGCACCCAGCTTGTAACTTACCCCAAGACCTGCATGGAGCCAGCCCTCTGGGAGTCTTGTCTGATTCTCAGTCTATTGTAGGGGAAAtggagcaaaaagaaaactgtgtTCCTGTGTTCCCAGGTAGGGGCTCCAGCCCATCCTCAAACTCTGTTTCAAAGTCCCACGTAAGTGAGCCTATCGCAGACCAAAGCAACTATAAGCCTGACGGGGAGGCAGTGGAGCAAAGAAAGAACCACTGGGCCACTGAGCTCCCAGCCCCCAGCTCACTCTCTACTCCTCTACCAGAGCCACACATTGACCTTGAACTTGTGTGGAGAAATGTGCAACAAAGAGAAGTTCCCCAAGGCCCCAGCCCTCTGGCAGTGGATCCCCTACACCCAgtaccccagcctcccaccctaGCTGAAGCTGTGAAGATTGAACGCACTCATCCTGGTCTACCCAAGGGAGTAACGTGCCCAGGGGTTAAGGCAGAGGCCCCACTCTCCCAGAGATGGACTGTCCCAGAGTTGCTCACCCATCCTGGGATCCATGCCTGGCAGTGGAGTAGAGAGCTGAAACTCAGGCTGAAGAAACTGCGGCAGAGCCCTGCCTCCAGAGCCCCTGGCCCAAGTCAATCATTTTGCAGCTCCCCTATTCTGAGCTCCACAATTCCAGACTTCTGGGGACTCCCTTCCTGCCCACCACAGCAGATTTATCCCCCCAATCCATGCCCCCACTCTTCAAGTTGTCATCCTCAAGAAGTTCAGCGCACAGTACCTCAGCCTGTCCAGTCCTCCCACTGTCATCACTTCCAATCCTCTTCCCAGCTTCAGCCACAGGAGTCTGGCAGGGCGGAACAAGGGTCTCAGAGAGGGGAGAAAATGAAGGGGAAGATGGTGAGCCAGGTCCCATCCCAAGGGCCATGTGTACACATGGAGGCTGGTGTGGACTATCTATCTCCAGGCCCAGGAGAACCCTCAAACTCTAAGGTTCTGGtctcaggcaagagaaaggacAAGGCTTCAGCCTCATCCTCAGCCAAAAAGAGAGAGCACCCTAGGAAACCCAAAGCAGGAGACCATAGAAGAGGGACTGCAAGGTTGGGGTTATCCACAGTCACAGGGAAGAACCACCCTGCCCAGGCCAGAAGCCTAGTAGAGGCCCCTGTAAGCACATTTCCCCAAAGGTCTCAACACAGGGGCCAGAGCTCTCAACACACTGCTCTTCCCCAGCTGCTTCTCCCCAAAGCTTCGGGTCCCCAGGATCAGCCAGAGGCAGGGCGAAGAGCAAGTGACATCCTGACCCCTCGCCACTGTAAGCACTGTCCTTGGGCCCACATGGAGAAGTATCTCTCCTTCCCTACCCTCAAGGCTTCCCTTACCAGGGGTTTGCAAAAGGTGTTAGCCAAATGCCTGGATAACCATCGACCCCTACCCACCAAATCTAGTCAGTAG
- the SPATA31G1 gene encoding spermatogenesis-associated protein 31G1 isoform C (isoform C is encoded by transcript variant 3): MLRKELPLLHRVAFLDHLCKQKSEVEEEGEEEEEGEDEASLDPLKPCSPTKEAPTGEQATPAPPQPSCGSEGLLKAIGIPEQTVMQPVSPSRSFPIFQILTSFPVRHKIASGNRQQQRKSQLFWGLPSLHSESLEAIFLSSGGPSPLKWSVCSSVFFNKLAFLPRSNLLLPQYHSSAQFSTHGAHTMEDLEGMAPDPQLLPPPSSPSVSSLLLHLRPFPVDHKGVLSGAEAPTQSPGTSPLEVLPGYETHLETTGHKKMPQAFEPPMPPPCQSPASLSEPRKVSPEGGLAISKDFWGTVGYREKPQASESSMPVPCPPLDSLPELQRESSLEDPSRYKPQWECRENSGNLWAFESPVLDLNPELSGTSPECVPPASETPWKGMQSRENIWVPADPVSPPSLPSVPLLESLVMGPQGVLSESKALWETMGQKENLWASDSPDPVHSTPPTTLMEPHRINPGECLATSEATWKDTEHSRNSSASRSPSLALSPPPALAPELLRVRSMGVLSDSEARCGDIQKTKNSWASKHPACNLPQDLHGASPLGVLSDSQSIVGEMEQKENCVPVFPGRGSSPSSNSVSKSHVSEPIADQSNYKPDGEAVEQRKNHWATELPAPSSLSTPLPEPHIDLELVWRNVQQREVPQGPSPLAVDPLHPVPQPPTLAEAVKIERTHPGLPKGVTCPGVKAEAPLSQRWTVPELLTHPGIHAWQWSRELKLRLKKLRQSPASRAPGPSQSFCSSPILSSTIPDFWGLPSCPPQQIYPPNPCPHSSSCHPQEVQRTVPQPVQSSHCHHFQSSSQLQPQESGRAEQGSQRGEKMKGKMVSQVPSQGPCVHMEAGVDYLSPGPGEPSNSKVLVSGKRKDKASASSSAKKREHPRKPKAGDHRRGTARLGLSTVTGKNHPAQARSLVEAPVSTFPQRSQHRGQSSQHTALPQLLLPKASGPQDQPEAGRRASDILTPRHCKHCPWAHMEKYLSFPTLKASLTRGLQKVLAKCLDNHRPLPTKSSQ, from the exons atgctgagaaag GAACTACCACTTCTGCACCGTGTGGCCTTCCTTGATCACCTGTGTAAGCAGAAATCAGAAgtggaggaagaaggggaagaagaggaagagggggaaGACGAGGCATCTCTGGATCCACTGAAGCCATGTTCTCCTACCAAAGAAGCTCCCACTGGAGAGCAAGCcactccagccccaccccagccatCCTGTGGTTCTGAGGGCCTCCTCAAGGCTATAGGGATACCAGAGCAAACAGTCATGCAGCCCGTGAGCCCTTCCAGATCCTTCCCCATCTTCCAGATTCTGACCAGCTTTCCTGTGAGGCACAAGATAGCATCAGGGAACCGCCAGCAGCAGAGAAAAAGCCAGCTCTTCTGGGGTCTCCCCTCTCTGCACAGCGAGTCCTTGGAGGCCatcttcctgagctcaggtggcCCCTCTCCTCTGAAGTGGTCTGTTtgttcttctgtcttcttcaacAAGCTTGCCTTCCTACCTAGGTCCAACCTGTTGCTTCCCCAGTATCACTCCTCAGCCCAGTTTTCTACCCATGGGGCCCATACTATGGAAGATCTAGAAGGGATGGCCCCCGATCCTCAGCTGCTTCCACCTCCATCTTCTCCTTCTGTCTCATCACTACTCCTCCATCTGAGGCCCTTCCCTGTGGACCACAAGGGAGTTTTATCTGGCGCTGAGGCACCCACACAGTCCCCTGGAACTAGCCCCCTGGAAGTTCTCCCTGGATATGAGACTCATTTGGAAACCACAGGACACAAAAAGATGCCCCAAGCTTTTGAGCCTCCGATGCCACCCCCCTGCCAATCCCCAGCTTCTCTGTCAGAACCCAGAAAAGTTAGCCCTGAAGGAGGACTTGCTATATCTAAGGACTTCTGGGGAACCGTGGGATACAGAGAGAAACCTCAGGCCTCTGAGTCTTCAATGCCAGTCCCTTGCCCTCCCCTAGACTCCCTGCCAGAACTCCAGAGAGAGAGTTCCCTGGAAGATCCATCCAGATATAAGCCCCAGTGGGAATGCAGAGAAAACTCAGGAAACCTCTGGGCTTTTGAGTCTCCAGTCTTGGACCTCAACCCAGAGCTCTCTGGAACCAGCCCTGAATGTGTCCCACCAGCATCTGAGACACCATGGAAGGGCATGcaaagtagagaaaatatttgggtCCCTGCAGACCCAGTTTCACCTCCCAGCCTTCCCTCAGTCCCTCTCCTGGAGTCTCTAGTAATGGGCCCCCAGGGAGTCCTGTCTGAATCCAAAGCTTTGTGGGAGACCATGGGGCAGAAAGAGAACCTCTGGGCATCTGATTCCCCAGACCCTGTTCATAGCACACCTCCAACCACCCTTATGGAACCACACAGAATCAATCCTGGGGAATGCCTCGCTACATCAGAAGCTACATGGAAGGATACTGAGCATTCCAGGAATTCCTCGGCTTCTAGGTCTCCATCTCTGGCCCTCAGCCCACCCCCAGCTCTTGCACCGGAGCTGCTCAGAGTTAGATCCATGGGGGTCCTGTCTGATTCTGAAGCTAGATGTGGGGAcatacaaaagacaaaaaactcCTGGGCCTCTAAGCACCCAGCTTGTAACTTACCCCAAGACCTGCATGGAGCCAGCCCTCTGGGAGTCTTGTCTGATTCTCAGTCTATTGTAGGGGAAAtggagcaaaaagaaaactgtgtTCCTGTGTTCCCAGGTAGGGGCTCCAGCCCATCCTCAAACTCTGTTTCAAAGTCCCACGTAAGTGAGCCTATCGCAGACCAAAGCAACTATAAGCCTGACGGGGAGGCAGTGGAGCAAAGAAAGAACCACTGGGCCACTGAGCTCCCAGCCCCCAGCTCACTCTCTACTCCTCTACCAGAGCCACACATTGACCTTGAACTTGTGTGGAGAAATGTGCAACAAAGAGAAGTTCCCCAAGGCCCCAGCCCTCTGGCAGTGGATCCCCTACACCCAgtaccccagcctcccaccctaGCTGAAGCTGTGAAGATTGAACGCACTCATCCTGGTCTACCCAAGGGAGTAACGTGCCCAGGGGTTAAGGCAGAGGCCCCACTCTCCCAGAGATGGACTGTCCCAGAGTTGCTCACCCATCCTGGGATCCATGCCTGGCAGTGGAGTAGAGAGCTGAAACTCAGGCTGAAGAAACTGCGGCAGAGCCCTGCCTCCAGAGCCCCTGGCCCAAGTCAATCATTTTGCAGCTCCCCTATTCTGAGCTCCACAATTCCAGACTTCTGGGGACTCCCTTCCTGCCCACCACAGCAGATTTATCCCCCCAATCCATGCCCCCACTCTTCAAGTTGTCATCCTCAAGAAGTTCAGCGCACAGTACCTCAGCCTGTCCAGTCCTCCCACTGTCATCACTTCCAATCCTCTTCCCAGCTTCAGCCACAGGAGTCTGGCAGGGCGGAACAAGGGTCTCAGAGAGGGGAGAAAATGAAGGGGAAGATGGTGAGCCAGGTCCCATCCCAAGGGCCATGTGTACACATGGAGGCTGGTGTGGACTATCTATCTCCAGGCCCAGGAGAACCCTCAAACTCTAAGGTTCTGGtctcaggcaagagaaaggacAAGGCTTCAGCCTCATCCTCAGCCAAAAAGAGAGAGCACCCTAGGAAACCCAAAGCAGGAGACCATAGAAGAGGGACTGCAAGGTTGGGGTTATCCACAGTCACAGGGAAGAACCACCCTGCCCAGGCCAGAAGCCTAGTAGAGGCCCCTGTAAGCACATTTCCCCAAAGGTCTCAACACAGGGGCCAGAGCTCTCAACACACTGCTCTTCCCCAGCTGCTTCTCCCCAAAGCTTCGGGTCCCCAGGATCAGCCAGAGGCAGGGCGAAGAGCAAGTGACATCCTGACCCCTCGCCACTGTAAGCACTGTCCTTGGGCCCACATGGAGAAGTATCTCTCCTTCCCTACCCTCAAGGCTTCCCTTACCAGGGGTTTGCAAAAGGTGTTAGCCAAATGCCTGGATAACCATCGACCCCTACCCACCAAATCTAGTCAGTAG
- the SPATA31G1 gene encoding spermatogenesis-associated protein 31G1 isoform A (isoform A is encoded by transcript variant 1) yields MEWLLEDLLGAKGDMGLLWGQLTHALACRHCGSSCFQSPGNLVTLFLFVVWQIQRWWQLGRLRQLHPWCSGNMVQGKELPLLHRVAFLDHLCKQKSEVEEEGEEEEEGEDEASLDPLKPCSPTKEAPTGEQATPAPPQPSCGSEGLLKAIGIPEQTVMQPVSPSRSFPIFQILTSFPVRHKIASGNRQQQRKSQLFWGLPSLHSESLEAIFLSSGGPSPLKWSVCSSVFFNKLAFLPRSNLLLPQYHSSAQFSTHGAHTMEDLEGMAPDPQLLPPPSSPSVSSLLLHLRPFPVDHKGVLSGAEAPTQSPGTSPLEVLPGYETHLETTGHKKMPQAFEPPMPPPCQSPASLSEPRKVSPEGGLAISKDFWGTVGYREKPQASESSMPVPCPPLDSLPELQRESSLEDPSRYKPQWECRENSGNLWAFESPVLDLNPELSGTSPECVPPASETPWKGMQSRENIWVPADPVSPPSLPSVPLLESLVMGPQGVLSESKALWETMGQKENLWASDSPDPVHSTPPTTLMEPHRINPGECLATSEATWKDTEHSRNSSASRSPSLALSPPPALAPELLRVRSMGVLSDSEARCGDIQKTKNSWASKHPACNLPQDLHGASPLGVLSDSQSIVGEMEQKENCVPVFPGRGSSPSSNSVSKSHVSEPIADQSNYKPDGEAVEQRKNHWATELPAPSSLSTPLPEPHIDLELVWRNVQQREVPQGPSPLAVDPLHPVPQPPTLAEAVKIERTHPGLPKGVTCPGVKAEAPLSQRWTVPELLTHPGIHAWQWSRELKLRLKKLRQSPASRAPGPSQSFCSSPILSSTIPDFWGLPSCPPQQIYPPNPCPHSSSCHPQEVQRTVPQPVQSSHCHHFQSSSQLQPQESGRAEQGSQRGEKMKGKMVSQVPSQGPCVHMEAGVDYLSPGPGEPSNSKVLVSGKRKDKASASSSAKKREHPRKPKAGDHRRGTARLGLSTVTGKNHPAQARSLVEAPVSTFPQRSQHRGQSSQHTALPQLLLPKASGPQDQPEAGRRASDILTPRHCKHCPWAHMEKYLSFPTLKASLTRGLQKVLAKCLDNHRPLPTKSSQ; encoded by the exons ATGGAATGGCTGCTGGAGGACCTGCTTGGGGCTAAGGGGGATATGGGGCTTCTCTGGGGCCAACTGACCCATGCCCTAGCCTGCAGACACTGCGGCAGCAGCTGCTTCCAGAGTCCAGGAAATCTGGTGACACTATTCTTATTCGTGGTTTGGCAGATTCAGAGATGGTGGCAGCTTGGGAGGTTGCGACAGCTTCATCCCTGGTGCTCTGGGAATATGGTGCAAGGCAAG GAACTACCACTTCTGCACCGTGTGGCCTTCCTTGATCACCTGTGTAAGCAGAAATCAGAAgtggaggaagaaggggaagaagaggaagagggggaaGACGAGGCATCTCTGGATCCACTGAAGCCATGTTCTCCTACCAAAGAAGCTCCCACTGGAGAGCAAGCcactccagccccaccccagccatCCTGTGGTTCTGAGGGCCTCCTCAAGGCTATAGGGATACCAGAGCAAACAGTCATGCAGCCCGTGAGCCCTTCCAGATCCTTCCCCATCTTCCAGATTCTGACCAGCTTTCCTGTGAGGCACAAGATAGCATCAGGGAACCGCCAGCAGCAGAGAAAAAGCCAGCTCTTCTGGGGTCTCCCCTCTCTGCACAGCGAGTCCTTGGAGGCCatcttcctgagctcaggtggcCCCTCTCCTCTGAAGTGGTCTGTTtgttcttctgtcttcttcaacAAGCTTGCCTTCCTACCTAGGTCCAACCTGTTGCTTCCCCAGTATCACTCCTCAGCCCAGTTTTCTACCCATGGGGCCCATACTATGGAAGATCTAGAAGGGATGGCCCCCGATCCTCAGCTGCTTCCACCTCCATCTTCTCCTTCTGTCTCATCACTACTCCTCCATCTGAGGCCCTTCCCTGTGGACCACAAGGGAGTTTTATCTGGCGCTGAGGCACCCACACAGTCCCCTGGAACTAGCCCCCTGGAAGTTCTCCCTGGATATGAGACTCATTTGGAAACCACAGGACACAAAAAGATGCCCCAAGCTTTTGAGCCTCCGATGCCACCCCCCTGCCAATCCCCAGCTTCTCTGTCAGAACCCAGAAAAGTTAGCCCTGAAGGAGGACTTGCTATATCTAAGGACTTCTGGGGAACCGTGGGATACAGAGAGAAACCTCAGGCCTCTGAGTCTTCAATGCCAGTCCCTTGCCCTCCCCTAGACTCCCTGCCAGAACTCCAGAGAGAGAGTTCCCTGGAAGATCCATCCAGATATAAGCCCCAGTGGGAATGCAGAGAAAACTCAGGAAACCTCTGGGCTTTTGAGTCTCCAGTCTTGGACCTCAACCCAGAGCTCTCTGGAACCAGCCCTGAATGTGTCCCACCAGCATCTGAGACACCATGGAAGGGCATGcaaagtagagaaaatatttgggtCCCTGCAGACCCAGTTTCACCTCCCAGCCTTCCCTCAGTCCCTCTCCTGGAGTCTCTAGTAATGGGCCCCCAGGGAGTCCTGTCTGAATCCAAAGCTTTGTGGGAGACCATGGGGCAGAAAGAGAACCTCTGGGCATCTGATTCCCCAGACCCTGTTCATAGCACACCTCCAACCACCCTTATGGAACCACACAGAATCAATCCTGGGGAATGCCTCGCTACATCAGAAGCTACATGGAAGGATACTGAGCATTCCAGGAATTCCTCGGCTTCTAGGTCTCCATCTCTGGCCCTCAGCCCACCCCCAGCTCTTGCACCGGAGCTGCTCAGAGTTAGATCCATGGGGGTCCTGTCTGATTCTGAAGCTAGATGTGGGGAcatacaaaagacaaaaaactcCTGGGCCTCTAAGCACCCAGCTTGTAACTTACCCCAAGACCTGCATGGAGCCAGCCCTCTGGGAGTCTTGTCTGATTCTCAGTCTATTGTAGGGGAAAtggagcaaaaagaaaactgtgtTCCTGTGTTCCCAGGTAGGGGCTCCAGCCCATCCTCAAACTCTGTTTCAAAGTCCCACGTAAGTGAGCCTATCGCAGACCAAAGCAACTATAAGCCTGACGGGGAGGCAGTGGAGCAAAGAAAGAACCACTGGGCCACTGAGCTCCCAGCCCCCAGCTCACTCTCTACTCCTCTACCAGAGCCACACATTGACCTTGAACTTGTGTGGAGAAATGTGCAACAAAGAGAAGTTCCCCAAGGCCCCAGCCCTCTGGCAGTGGATCCCCTACACCCAgtaccccagcctcccaccctaGCTGAAGCTGTGAAGATTGAACGCACTCATCCTGGTCTACCCAAGGGAGTAACGTGCCCAGGGGTTAAGGCAGAGGCCCCACTCTCCCAGAGATGGACTGTCCCAGAGTTGCTCACCCATCCTGGGATCCATGCCTGGCAGTGGAGTAGAGAGCTGAAACTCAGGCTGAAGAAACTGCGGCAGAGCCCTGCCTCCAGAGCCCCTGGCCCAAGTCAATCATTTTGCAGCTCCCCTATTCTGAGCTCCACAATTCCAGACTTCTGGGGACTCCCTTCCTGCCCACCACAGCAGATTTATCCCCCCAATCCATGCCCCCACTCTTCAAGTTGTCATCCTCAAGAAGTTCAGCGCACAGTACCTCAGCCTGTCCAGTCCTCCCACTGTCATCACTTCCAATCCTCTTCCCAGCTTCAGCCACAGGAGTCTGGCAGGGCGGAACAAGGGTCTCAGAGAGGGGAGAAAATGAAGGGGAAGATGGTGAGCCAGGTCCCATCCCAAGGGCCATGTGTACACATGGAGGCTGGTGTGGACTATCTATCTCCAGGCCCAGGAGAACCCTCAAACTCTAAGGTTCTGGtctcaggcaagagaaaggacAAGGCTTCAGCCTCATCCTCAGCCAAAAAGAGAGAGCACCCTAGGAAACCCAAAGCAGGAGACCATAGAAGAGGGACTGCAAGGTTGGGGTTATCCACAGTCACAGGGAAGAACCACCCTGCCCAGGCCAGAAGCCTAGTAGAGGCCCCTGTAAGCACATTTCCCCAAAGGTCTCAACACAGGGGCCAGAGCTCTCAACACACTGCTCTTCCCCAGCTGCTTCTCCCCAAAGCTTCGGGTCCCCAGGATCAGCCAGAGGCAGGGCGAAGAGCAAGTGACATCCTGACCCCTCGCCACTGTAAGCACTGTCCTTGGGCCCACATGGAGAAGTATCTCTCCTTCCCTACCCTCAAGGCTTCCCTTACCAGGGGTTTGCAAAAGGTGTTAGCCAAATGCCTGGATAACCATCGACCCCTACCCACCAAATCTAGTCAGTAG